From Phragmites australis chromosome 5, lpPhrAust1.1, whole genome shotgun sequence, a single genomic window includes:
- the LOC133919378 gene encoding uncharacterized protein LOC133919378, with amino-acid sequence MTPSSALALAHLAAASVLPASSSRPRPGPNSVGLSPGPRRLSVAAPPRAFFSSSPYQPPPPQPAGLSPHREYGLVPMVIETTSRGERAYDIFSRLLKERIVCIHGPIADDTASLVVAQLLFLESENPLKPVHLYINSPGGVVTAGLAIYDTMQYIRCPVTTLCIGQAASMGSLLLAAGAPGERRALPNARVMIHQPSGGAQGQATDIAIQAKEILKTRDRLNKIYQKHTRQPIAKIEQCMERDLFMDPEEAHEWGLIDEVIENRPASLMPDSLGGGVDLPNLGGGGGGGGRGRDVEEPSAV; translated from the coding sequence ATGACGCCCTCCTCCGCTCTCGCTCTCGCCCACCTAGCAGCCGCCTCCGTGCTCCCCGCCTCCTCGTCCAGGCCCAGGCCCGGGCCCAATTCCGTGGGCCTGAGCCCCGGCCCACGCCGGCTCTCGGTGGCGGCGCCCCCGCGGGCGTTTTTCTCCTCCTCGCCGTACCAGCCGCCGCCCCCCCAACCAGCGGGGCTCTCGCCTCACCGCGAGTACGGGCTGGTCCCCATGGTCATCGAGACCACCTCCCGCGGGGAGCGCGCCTACGATATCTTCTCGCGCCTGCTCAAGGAGCGCATCGTCTGCATCCACGGGCCCATCGCCGACGACACCGCCTCGCTCGTCGTCGCGCAGCTGCTCTTCCTCGAGTCCGAGAACCCGCTCAAGCCCGTCCACCTCTACATCAACTCCCCTGGCGGCGTCGTCACGGCGGGGCTCGCCATCTACGACACCATGCAGTACATCCGCTGCCCCGTCACCACGCTCTGCATCGGCCAGGCCGCGTCCATGGGCTCGCTCCTGCTCGCCGCGGGGGCGCCCGGGGAGAGGCGGGCGCTGCCCAACGCCAGGGTCATGATCCACCAGCCCTCGGGGGGCGCGCAGGGACAAGCCACCGACATCGCCATCCAGGCCAAGGAGATCCTCAAGACGCGCGACCGGCTCAACAAGATCTATCAAAAGCACACGCGCCAACCTATTGCCAAGATCGAGCAGTGCATGGAGAGGGACCTCTTCATGGACCCAGAGGAGGCGCACGAGTGGGGGCTCATCGACGAGGTCATCGAGAACCGACCCGCCTCGCTCATGCCTGATAGCCTAGGTGGCGGAGTCGATCTGCCcaacctcggcggcggcggcggcggcggcgggcggggaAGGGATGTCGAGGAGCCCTCTGCGGTATGA